In one window of Leifsonia sp. NPDC080035 DNA:
- a CDS encoding APC family permease: MTTTTRADSPTDAGLRRGVMSGPELAAQAIANIAPSAVIAFTAASIFIGAGNGTIYSFVLATIVILCVGYCVVVFARKHASAGSLYTYVAKGLGPTGAYLAGVSLVIGCWGIAAGSLGGAVSYFNQFLVLLGVPAGGPGWYIALAIVLGGLATLFTIRGIRLSARVSLVLELVSVTIITILLIAALVWAGPAAWDPAQVFAKGAPFQGVAAGMVLGILGFVGFSSADALGREAKNPYTAIPRAIIWSAVVVGVLYVFAAYTQIAVLHDGLATSASPLEDIAKLIGMPSWFAPILTFGVGASFFAVVVAPLNVVGRVMYVMGKEGVLPERFGRTHERHLTPHRVLLVAGPAAILLDVILLLVGSDPMDITVWVDTYGTYGYMVAYALVAIACIAYTRRAGIPNTLVWVCAVVAVAAMAYVFFANVWPVPAFPLNVIPYLFLLTIVAAVGWFVYLARRRPQVIQNIGNTETDALEGVG, encoded by the coding sequence ATGACAACGACCACCCGGGCGGACAGCCCCACCGACGCCGGCCTGCGGCGCGGCGTGATGAGCGGGCCAGAGCTCGCCGCTCAGGCCATCGCCAACATCGCGCCCAGCGCCGTCATCGCCTTCACCGCCGCGTCGATCTTCATCGGCGCCGGCAACGGCACGATCTACTCGTTCGTGCTCGCCACCATCGTCATCCTCTGCGTCGGCTACTGCGTCGTGGTGTTCGCCCGCAAGCACGCCTCGGCCGGGTCGCTCTACACGTACGTCGCGAAGGGCCTCGGCCCCACCGGCGCCTACCTCGCCGGCGTCTCGCTGGTCATCGGCTGCTGGGGTATCGCCGCGGGCTCGCTCGGCGGTGCGGTGTCCTACTTCAACCAGTTCCTGGTGCTGCTCGGCGTCCCCGCCGGCGGACCCGGCTGGTACATCGCGCTCGCGATCGTGCTCGGCGGTCTCGCCACGCTCTTCACCATCCGCGGCATCCGCCTCTCGGCGCGCGTCTCGCTGGTGCTGGAGCTGGTCTCGGTCACCATCATCACCATCCTGCTCATCGCCGCGCTCGTCTGGGCAGGACCGGCGGCGTGGGACCCGGCGCAGGTGTTCGCGAAGGGCGCCCCGTTCCAGGGCGTCGCCGCCGGCATGGTGCTCGGCATCCTCGGCTTCGTCGGCTTCTCGTCGGCTGACGCGCTCGGCCGCGAGGCGAAGAACCCGTACACGGCCATCCCGCGCGCCATCATCTGGAGCGCCGTCGTGGTCGGCGTGCTCTACGTGTTCGCCGCGTACACGCAGATCGCCGTGCTGCACGACGGCCTGGCCACCAGCGCCAGCCCGCTGGAGGACATCGCGAAGCTGATCGGGATGCCGTCCTGGTTCGCGCCCATCCTGACCTTCGGCGTCGGCGCGTCCTTCTTCGCCGTCGTCGTCGCCCCGCTGAACGTCGTCGGCCGCGTCATGTACGTGATGGGCAAGGAGGGCGTCCTCCCGGAGCGCTTCGGCCGCACCCACGAGCGCCACCTCACCCCGCACCGCGTGCTGCTGGTCGCCGGCCCCGCCGCCATCCTGCTCGACGTGATCCTGCTGCTGGTCGGCTCCGACCCGATGGACATCACGGTCTGGGTGGACACCTACGGCACCTACGGCTACATGGTCGCCTATGCGCTGGTCGCCATCGCGTGCATCGCGTACACCCGCCGCGCCGGAATCCCCAACACGCTGGTCTGGGTGTGCGCCGTGGTCGCGGTCGCCGCGATGGCCTACGTGTTCTTCGCCAACGTCTGGCCGGTGCCCGCGTTCCCGCTGAACGTCATCCCCTACCTGTTCCTGCTGACGATCGTCGCCGCGGTCGGCTGGTTCGTCTACCTCGCGCGCCGCCGGCCGCAGGTGATCCAGAACATCGGCAACACCGAGACGGACGCCCTCGAGGGCGTCGGCTGA
- a CDS encoding helix-turn-helix domain-containing protein, translating to MTRDIASIVRSLGGELVDGPRTPGTPVDEVVGLDDFSVVGHPGFATLVVVPGRRLADALGDGSPRAASLRQAVLVTHAGGAAARRTVEAAGATAILGAGPSDELLAPLLTALLAVDQAAEDRAVTTAMKVLTLAARRGGASGVVAELAHRIDGWAVLLDRHGQVITTAGAGGLHIQDAIAVALGRPVRVRHRGLQVHAVGPGEDLSAQLVVSSRTEASSRARELGSQAAALLDLLLRTDDPTRTERLGRAVMVDALLGGGDAAPALLRKWGVHETSLTGFVLTARSASVEVERLVSHWLDELGAAHIHTADRGTVTGFLRDDHVDALASRVDAYSSAMFLGIGSPAPTDALGRSAAEARQAVEAARAEGRRVVRYRTIPTVQYVIDRLGDGDARRVAHLLDPLREAGGEHDGEHGELTETLRVYLAENGAWGVTAERLGVHRQTLTARIHRVEELTGLSMADADDRTAAWLALRALALMTPRSE from the coding sequence GTGACCCGCGACATCGCCTCCATCGTCCGTTCCCTCGGCGGCGAGCTCGTCGACGGGCCCAGAACGCCCGGAACGCCGGTGGACGAGGTGGTGGGGCTCGACGACTTCTCGGTGGTGGGGCACCCCGGCTTCGCGACCCTCGTGGTCGTGCCGGGGCGGCGTCTCGCCGACGCCCTCGGCGACGGGTCGCCGAGGGCCGCGTCGCTGCGGCAGGCGGTGCTGGTGACGCACGCCGGGGGTGCGGCCGCCCGGCGGACGGTCGAGGCGGCCGGCGCAACGGCCATCCTCGGCGCAGGCCCCTCCGACGAGCTGCTGGCGCCCCTGCTCACCGCGCTGCTGGCAGTCGACCAGGCGGCGGAGGACCGCGCGGTGACCACGGCGATGAAGGTGCTGACGCTTGCGGCACGGCGCGGCGGAGCATCGGGCGTCGTCGCGGAGCTGGCCCACCGCATCGACGGCTGGGCGGTGCTGCTCGACCGGCACGGGCAGGTCATCACCACGGCGGGCGCGGGCGGCCTGCACATCCAGGATGCGATCGCCGTCGCCCTCGGCCGCCCGGTGCGCGTGCGGCATCGCGGCCTCCAGGTGCACGCGGTGGGACCCGGCGAGGACCTCTCCGCGCAGCTCGTGGTCAGCTCGCGCACCGAGGCGTCGAGCCGGGCGCGCGAGCTCGGCTCGCAGGCCGCGGCGCTGCTCGACCTGCTGCTGCGCACGGACGACCCGACCCGCACCGAGCGGCTCGGGCGGGCCGTGATGGTGGATGCGCTGCTCGGCGGCGGCGACGCCGCTCCCGCCCTGCTGCGCAAGTGGGGCGTCCACGAGACCTCGCTGACGGGGTTCGTGCTGACGGCGCGCTCGGCCTCGGTCGAGGTGGAGCGCCTGGTGTCGCACTGGCTGGACGAGCTCGGCGCTGCGCACATCCACACCGCCGACCGCGGGACGGTCACCGGGTTCCTGCGCGACGACCACGTGGATGCCCTCGCGTCGCGGGTGGACGCGTACTCGTCCGCGATGTTCCTCGGCATCGGCTCGCCCGCGCCGACCGACGCGCTGGGCCGCAGCGCCGCCGAGGCGCGCCAGGCGGTCGAGGCGGCGCGGGCGGAGGGACGGCGCGTCGTGCGCTACCGGACCATCCCCACGGTGCAGTACGTGATCGACCGGCTGGGCGACGGGGATGCGCGCCGGGTGGCGCACCTGCTCGATCCGCTCCGCGAGGCCGGCGGCGAGCACGACGGCGAGCACGGCGAGCTGACCGAGACGCTGCGGGTGTACCTGGCGGAGAACGGCGCGTGGGGCGTGACGGCGGAGCGCCTCGGCGTGCACCGGCAGACGCTCACCGCGCGCATCCACCGCGTCGAGGAGCTGACGGGACTCTCGATGGCGGACGCCGACGACCGCACCGCGGCATGGCTGGCCCTGCGCGCGCTCGCCTTGATGACGCCGAGGAGTGAGTAG
- a CDS encoding dihydrofolate reductase family protein yields the protein MRRLIVTEFLSLDGVVEAPGGEAGHPHAGWTIPYGADDLFAYKLRETQEAESLLLGRRTFEQFAEAWPGRDGAFAEKMNAMPKTVVTTRTDELGWRAERLDAPGGVRAGVAALKDADGGPILLAGSATLARSLIVWGLVDELRLLVYPVLLGGGKRIFPDDREKWAFELTELDRFSSGAVLHTYRLAGS from the coding sequence ATGCGCCGGCTGATCGTGACCGAGTTCCTGAGCCTTGACGGCGTCGTCGAGGCGCCGGGCGGCGAGGCCGGACATCCGCACGCCGGCTGGACCATCCCGTACGGCGCGGACGACCTCTTCGCGTACAAGCTGCGGGAGACGCAGGAGGCGGAGTCCCTGCTGCTCGGCAGGCGGACGTTCGAGCAGTTCGCCGAGGCGTGGCCCGGCCGCGACGGCGCCTTCGCGGAGAAGATGAACGCGATGCCGAAGACCGTGGTCACCACCCGCACCGACGAGCTCGGCTGGAGGGCCGAACGGCTCGACGCCCCGGGCGGGGTGCGCGCGGGGGTGGCCGCGCTCAAGGATGCCGACGGCGGCCCGATCCTGCTCGCGGGCAGCGCGACGCTCGCCCGGTCGCTCATCGTCTGGGGCCTCGTCGACGAGCTGCGGCTGCTTGTCTACCCCGTGCTGCTCGGCGGAGGAAAGCGGATCTTCCCTGACGACCGAGAGAAGTGGGCGTTCGAGCTCACCGAACTCGACCGCTTCTCCAGCGGCGCGGTCCTCCACACCTACCGCCTGGCCGGGAGCTGA
- a CDS encoding DMT family transporter, protein MPAALLGLVSALVYGSADFVGGVASRRIGPVRTTATGAVSGLVLLLIALPFVGGVWSASAVGWGALSGAVGTVAVALLYACLALGPMSILSPLTALVSAVVPLAWGLIGGDRFAPIGYVALGLALVAVVLVGFVPERGAVRPSGRALLMAVAAGALIGVFLILLDQTPADSGLVPLIANRTVNGAIMWTVVGILVLRARGGAGGAGFTRRGAALAAGAGLLDASANVLILLGLRIGELSTMSVLVALYPAGTILLAAFVLRERIAAVQWVGLVLAITAAGMLSVA, encoded by the coding sequence ATGCCGGCCGCACTGCTCGGCCTGGTCAGCGCTCTCGTCTACGGGTCGGCCGACTTCGTCGGCGGCGTCGCCTCCCGGCGCATCGGGCCGGTGCGCACCACGGCGACGGGCGCCGTGAGCGGGCTCGTCCTGCTGCTGATCGCACTGCCCTTCGTCGGCGGCGTCTGGTCCGCCTCCGCGGTCGGCTGGGGCGCGCTCTCCGGCGCGGTCGGGACGGTCGCGGTCGCCCTCCTCTACGCGTGCCTCGCGCTCGGGCCGATGAGCATCCTGTCGCCGCTGACGGCCCTGGTGTCCGCGGTCGTGCCGCTGGCGTGGGGTCTCATCGGCGGGGACCGGTTCGCGCCGATCGGCTACGTCGCCCTGGGTCTCGCACTGGTGGCGGTGGTGCTCGTCGGCTTCGTGCCGGAGCGCGGCGCCGTGCGGCCGAGTGGACGCGCGCTGCTGATGGCGGTGGCGGCGGGCGCGCTCATCGGGGTCTTCCTCATCCTCCTCGACCAGACCCCTGCCGACTCCGGACTCGTGCCGCTGATCGCCAACCGCACGGTGAACGGCGCGATCATGTGGACGGTCGTCGGCATCCTGGTCCTGCGTGCCCGCGGCGGAGCCGGCGGCGCCGGGTTCACCCGGCGCGGGGCGGCGCTCGCGGCCGGCGCCGGCCTCCTTGACGCCTCCGCCAACGTGCTCATCCTGCTGGGCCTGCGGATCGGCGAGCTGTCGACGATGTCCGTCCTGGTCGCCCTCTACCCTGCCGGGACCATCCTGCTCGCCGCCTTCGTGCTGCGGGAGCGCATCGCCGCGGTGCAGTGGGTGGGACTGGTACTGGCGATCACCGCGGCCGGGATGCTCTCCGTGGCGTGA
- a CDS encoding ECF transporter S component, which yields MTNTSTRLLLTCAAIGVAGGIVFSVSAYISGTLAAAAPMFYGAVIGVYFLPGVVAQALLRRGGVALITSVIAGLVSVPFQPIGFMAVMAAGSIGLLQEVPFAVTLYRYWKAWLFYLAVTIAGLLFGLGVFVAQGAEQAAPWVQIVHVGLFVASPILFTWIGRTVAKGLDRTGAGRGLQLPVVRPRTRQGRDRDALPMTAA from the coding sequence ATGACGAACACCAGCACCCGCCTCCTGCTCACCTGCGCCGCCATCGGCGTCGCGGGCGGAATCGTGTTCTCGGTGTCCGCCTACATCTCCGGGACCCTCGCCGCCGCCGCGCCCATGTTCTACGGCGCGGTCATCGGCGTCTACTTCCTGCCCGGCGTTGTGGCGCAGGCACTGCTGCGGCGGGGCGGCGTCGCCCTCATCACCTCGGTGATCGCGGGTCTCGTCTCCGTTCCGTTCCAGCCGATCGGCTTCATGGCGGTCATGGCCGCCGGATCCATCGGGCTGCTGCAGGAGGTGCCGTTCGCCGTCACGCTCTACCGGTACTGGAAGGCCTGGCTGTTCTACCTGGCGGTGACGATCGCCGGGCTGCTCTTCGGGCTCGGGGTGTTCGTCGCCCAGGGCGCCGAACAGGCGGCGCCGTGGGTGCAGATCGTGCACGTCGGGCTGTTCGTGGCGAGCCCCATCCTCTTCACCTGGATCGGCCGCACGGTCGCGAAGGGACTCGACCGCACCGGCGCCGGCCGCGGCCTGCAGCTGCCGGTCGTCCGCCCGCGCACTCGCCAGGGCCGCGACCGCGACGCGCTGCCGATGACGGCCGCCTGA
- a CDS encoding amino acid permease: MTTPHDPAGELENRHEHLGDVSQSVQDFSSEQEGYHKTLSARQLQMIAIGGAIGTGLFLGAGGRLEQGGPLLVLVYAVCGFFAFLVLRALGELVLHRPSSGSFVSYAREFYGEKMAYVAGWMYFLNWAMTAIVDSTAVALYVKYWSAFSAVPQWLLALIALVVVVSLNLISVKVFGEMEFWFALIKVGALVAFLVVGIVVLAAGWPTDEGPTGIAMLAANGWLLPHGVATIGMAIVLVQGVVFAYAAIELVGIAAGETAEPEKVMPRAINSVVFRIAVFYCGSVLLLALLLPASAYSGSESPFVTFFSHLGGPELSAIVGSVMNFVVLTAALSSLNAGMYSTGRILHSMAQTGAAPGFTGRMNTRGVPYGGILLTACIGVLGVFLNLVVPAEAFNIVLNVASLGIITSWAMIVLCQMQLRRWALQGKIARPSFRLFGAPFTAYLTLLFLLAVLVLMAFDYPTGTWTVASLVVIIPLLILGWYAQRSRILEIAQQRQGYTGAHPVIAARPPRRRRRDRG; this comes from the coding sequence ATGACGACACCGCACGATCCGGCAGGGGAGCTGGAGAACCGCCACGAGCACCTGGGCGACGTCAGCCAGTCGGTCCAGGACTTCTCGAGCGAGCAGGAGGGGTACCACAAGACCCTCTCCGCGCGGCAGCTGCAGATGATCGCCATCGGCGGCGCGATCGGAACCGGCCTGTTCCTCGGCGCGGGCGGGCGGCTGGAGCAGGGCGGCCCGCTGCTGGTGCTCGTGTACGCGGTGTGCGGTTTCTTCGCCTTCCTGGTGCTGCGCGCGCTCGGCGAGCTCGTGCTGCACCGTCCGTCGTCCGGCTCGTTCGTGTCGTACGCCCGCGAGTTCTACGGCGAGAAGATGGCGTACGTCGCCGGCTGGATGTACTTCCTCAACTGGGCGATGACGGCGATCGTCGACTCCACCGCCGTCGCGCTCTACGTCAAGTACTGGAGCGCGTTCTCGGCGGTGCCGCAGTGGCTGCTCGCCCTCATCGCGCTCGTGGTCGTGGTCAGCCTCAACCTGATCTCGGTGAAGGTGTTCGGCGAGATGGAGTTCTGGTTCGCGCTGATCAAGGTGGGTGCGCTCGTCGCCTTCCTGGTCGTCGGCATCGTCGTTCTCGCGGCCGGCTGGCCGACCGACGAGGGACCGACGGGCATCGCGATGCTCGCGGCCAACGGCTGGCTGCTCCCGCACGGCGTCGCCACGATCGGCATGGCCATCGTGCTCGTGCAGGGCGTGGTCTTCGCCTACGCGGCCATCGAGCTCGTCGGCATCGCCGCCGGTGAGACCGCGGAGCCGGAGAAGGTCATGCCGCGCGCGATCAACAGCGTGGTGTTCCGCATCGCCGTGTTCTACTGCGGCTCGGTGCTGCTGCTCGCTCTGCTTCTCCCGGCCAGCGCGTACAGCGGGAGCGAGAGCCCGTTCGTCACGTTCTTCAGCCACCTCGGCGGACCGGAGCTGAGCGCGATCGTCGGCTCCGTGATGAACTTCGTCGTGCTGACCGCGGCGCTCTCCAGCCTGAACGCCGGGATGTACTCGACAGGCCGCATCCTGCACTCGATGGCGCAGACCGGTGCCGCCCCCGGCTTCACCGGACGCATGAACACGCGGGGCGTCCCCTACGGCGGCATCCTGCTCACGGCCTGCATCGGCGTGCTCGGCGTCTTCCTCAACCTGGTGGTGCCCGCGGAGGCGTTCAACATCGTCCTGAACGTCGCGTCGCTCGGGATCATCACCAGCTGGGCGATGATCGTGCTCTGCCAGATGCAGCTGCGGCGGTGGGCGCTGCAGGGCAAGATCGCACGGCCGTCGTTCCGGCTGTTCGGGGCGCCGTTCACCGCCTACCTCACCCTGCTGTTCCTGCTCGCGGTGCTGGTGCTGATGGCCTTCGACTACCCGACCGGCACCTGGACGGTGGCCTCGCTGGTCGTCATCATCCCGCTGCTCATCCTCGGCTGGTACGCGCAGCGGTCGCGCATCCTCGAGATCGCGCAGCAGCGGCAGGGCTATACCGGCGCGCACCCCGTGATCGCGGCGCGGCCGCCCCGGCGCCGTCGCCGCGACCGCGGCTGA
- a CDS encoding MFS transporter has translation MTSSPGSRSLAPLYLAGFTTAFGAHGVATALGVEAGELGIGLLTFGFVLALYDLAEVVLKPVFGALSDRIGVKPVIVGGLVAFVVASSIAIVSPTPLVIAIARLGQGAAASAFSPASSSAVARLAGKERLGRYFGRYGAWKSVGYAAGPLLGAGLVGVGGIGALSLALAVLAAVAALWVALAVPALPVLPRPRYTLADLVRQTTDRGFLLPTLALAATTGLLGVAVGYLPLLATRAGLPALVSGAAVALIAVVSAVSQPLVGRAHDRGRLAARVGVASALAVGSVALVLMVWAHPVAIFVAALLVGLTVGVATPLAYAHLAATTPEERMGRTMGNAELGREVGDAGGPLLVGAIGAAAGLPLGLGALAALTAASAVASATWLR, from the coding sequence GTGACGTCATCGCCGGGAAGCCGCTCCCTCGCCCCCCTCTACCTCGCGGGGTTCACCACCGCGTTCGGTGCGCACGGCGTGGCGACGGCGCTCGGCGTCGAGGCGGGCGAACTCGGGATAGGCCTGCTGACGTTCGGGTTCGTGCTGGCCCTGTACGACCTGGCGGAGGTCGTGCTCAAGCCGGTCTTCGGGGCGCTGAGCGACCGGATCGGGGTGAAACCGGTGATCGTCGGCGGCCTCGTGGCGTTCGTCGTCGCGTCATCCATCGCGATCGTCAGCCCGACGCCGCTCGTGATCGCCATCGCGCGGCTCGGCCAGGGCGCCGCGGCGTCCGCCTTCTCCCCCGCATCCTCCAGCGCCGTCGCGCGCCTGGCGGGGAAGGAGCGGCTCGGTCGCTACTTCGGCCGCTACGGCGCGTGGAAGAGCGTCGGCTACGCGGCCGGACCGCTTCTCGGGGCCGGCCTCGTCGGCGTGGGCGGCATCGGTGCGCTCTCGCTCGCTCTCGCGGTGCTGGCGGCCGTGGCCGCACTGTGGGTCGCACTCGCCGTTCCCGCCCTGCCCGTGCTCCCGCGCCCGCGTTACACACTCGCGGACCTGGTTCGGCAGACCACCGACCGCGGCTTCCTGCTGCCGACGCTCGCGCTCGCGGCGACGACCGGCCTGCTCGGCGTCGCCGTCGGTTACCTGCCGCTGCTCGCGACGCGCGCCGGTCTTCCCGCCCTGGTGAGCGGTGCGGCCGTCGCTCTGATCGCGGTCGTGTCCGCCGTGTCCCAACCGCTCGTCGGACGTGCTCACGATCGAGGCCGGCTCGCGGCCCGCGTCGGCGTCGCCTCCGCACTCGCCGTCGGCAGCGTCGCCCTCGTTCTGATGGTCTGGGCGCATCCGGTCGCGATCTTCGTCGCCGCGCTGCTCGTCGGGCTGACCGTCGGCGTGGCCACACCGCTCGCCTACGCCCATCTCGCCGCGACGACGCCGGAGGAACGGATGGGCCGCACCATGGGCAACGCGGAGCTCGGGCGCGAGGTGGGCGACGCGGGCGGGCCCCTCCTGGTCGGAGCGATCGGCGCCGCCGCCGGGCTGCCGCTCGGGCTGGGCGCACTGGCGGCCCTCACGGCCGCCTCCGCGGTCGCGTCAGCCACCTGGCTGCGCTAG
- a CDS encoding Zn-dependent alcohol dehydrogenase, producing MKAVVFRDPSSPIEYTDVELAAPGPGEVRVKIAAAGVCHSDLHVKRGEWDAPAPLVMGHEGSGVVTELGDGVTSLAVGDHVVLSWVPPCGECRYCRSGHEARCQKVATVVAPKGVLFDGTSRLSRDGEQVHHYLGVSSFAEEVVVPASGAVKVRDDAPLDVIAVVGCAVATGVGAVLNTAAVEPGSTVAVIGCGGVGLNVVQGAKLAGAERIVAIDVLADKTQMALQFGATDRIDASQADAVDQLFELIPDGVDYAFDAIGRTSTTEQAIRMLGLGGAAVIVGLPPTGAKASFEPLVLAEADQRILGSNYGSVRPSIDIPALVDRYMDGQLKLDPLISGRRPLAEAADAFDDLEKGSVLRTLLIP from the coding sequence ATGAAGGCCGTCGTCTTCCGCGACCCGTCGTCCCCGATCGAGTACACCGACGTCGAGCTCGCGGCACCGGGCCCCGGCGAGGTCCGCGTGAAGATCGCCGCCGCCGGCGTCTGCCACTCCGACCTGCACGTCAAGCGCGGCGAGTGGGACGCCCCTGCCCCGCTGGTGATGGGACACGAGGGCTCCGGCGTCGTCACCGAGCTCGGCGACGGGGTCACCTCGCTCGCCGTCGGCGACCACGTCGTCCTCAGCTGGGTGCCGCCGTGCGGCGAGTGCCGGTACTGCCGCTCCGGCCACGAGGCGCGCTGCCAGAAGGTCGCCACGGTCGTCGCGCCCAAGGGCGTCCTCTTCGACGGCACCTCGCGGCTGTCCCGCGACGGCGAGCAGGTGCACCACTACCTCGGCGTCTCCTCGTTCGCCGAGGAGGTCGTCGTCCCGGCCTCCGGCGCCGTCAAGGTGCGCGACGACGCGCCGCTCGACGTGATCGCCGTCGTCGGCTGCGCGGTCGCCACCGGCGTCGGCGCTGTCCTGAACACGGCCGCCGTCGAGCCCGGCTCGACCGTCGCCGTGATCGGCTGCGGCGGCGTCGGCCTCAATGTCGTCCAGGGCGCGAAGCTCGCAGGCGCCGAGCGCATCGTCGCGATCGATGTGCTCGCCGACAAGACCCAGATGGCGCTCCAGTTCGGCGCCACCGACCGCATCGACGCCTCGCAGGCGGACGCGGTCGACCAGCTCTTCGAGCTCATCCCGGACGGCGTGGACTACGCCTTCGACGCGATCGGCCGCACCTCCACCACCGAGCAGGCCATCCGGATGCTCGGCCTCGGCGGCGCCGCCGTCATCGTCGGCCTGCCGCCGACGGGCGCGAAGGCCTCGTTCGAGCCGCTCGTGCTCGCGGAGGCGGACCAGCGCATCCTCGGCTCCAACTACGGCTCGGTGCGCCCCTCCATCGACATCCCCGCGCTGGTGGACCGCTACATGGACGGCCAGCTCAAGCTCGACCCGCTGATCTCGGGCCGGCGCCCCCTCGCCGAGGCCGCCGACGCCTTCGACGACCTCGAGAAGGGCTCGGTCCTGCGCACCCTGCTCATCCCGTAG
- the recQ gene encoding DNA helicase RecQ: MSWNTWVPDDRDAPPLDEEPPPPDFADDPYADGGWATAVPGAPAMSAAGTRAAPAAPAAPAAPVIRATPPRFADPAEALRAVFGYDSFRGQQAAIIDRVVSGGDAVVLMPTGGGKSLCYQIPSLVREGTGVVVSPLIALMQDQVDALTAVGVRAAFLNSTQDPAQRATVERAYLAGELDILYVAPERLSSEATKRFLERGRIALFAIDEAHCVSQWGHDFRPDYLALSELAERWPDVPRIALTATATEATHKELTERLRLEQAEHFVSDFDRPNIQYRIVPKAEVRKQLLDFITVEHPGEAGIVYALSRNSVERTAEFLSSRGLTALPYHAGLDARLRAQTQSRFLREDGVIVVATIAFGMGIDKPDVRFVAHVDLPKSVEGYYQETGRAGRDGLPSTAWLAYGLQDVVQQRRMIDDSPGDLAHRRRMTQHLDAMLALCETVQCRRVNLLNYFGQRAEPCGNCDTCLTPPESWDGTVPAQKLLSTVVRLKRERNQRFGAGHLVDILRGKRTARVEQYGHDALATWGIGEDLNESQWRGVVRQLIAQELLKPEGEYGVLTLTPASAAVLSGERQVVLRREPDRPERASRSSRSTVAADLAPGDQPLFEALRSWRAGQAREQGVPAYIVFGDATLRAVASARPASMADLDGISGIGAKKREAYGEALLEVVAANA, translated from the coding sequence ATGAGCTGGAACACCTGGGTGCCCGACGACCGGGACGCGCCGCCCCTCGACGAGGAGCCGCCGCCGCCGGACTTCGCGGACGACCCGTACGCCGACGGCGGGTGGGCGACGGCGGTGCCCGGTGCCCCGGCCATGTCTGCCGCCGGCACGCGCGCCGCGCCTGCAGCGCCTGCAGCGCCGGCTGCGCCCGTGATCCGCGCGACCCCGCCGCGGTTCGCCGATCCCGCCGAGGCGCTGCGGGCCGTCTTCGGCTACGACTCGTTCCGCGGCCAGCAGGCCGCCATCATCGACCGCGTGGTGTCCGGCGGAGACGCCGTCGTGCTCATGCCGACCGGCGGCGGCAAGTCGCTTTGCTACCAGATCCCGTCGCTCGTGCGCGAGGGCACCGGCGTGGTCGTCTCGCCGCTGATCGCGCTCATGCAGGACCAGGTGGATGCGCTGACCGCGGTCGGCGTCCGGGCCGCATTCCTGAACTCCACACAGGACCCGGCGCAGCGCGCCACCGTCGAGCGGGCGTACCTCGCGGGCGAGCTGGACATCCTCTACGTCGCCCCCGAGCGACTCTCCAGCGAGGCGACCAAGCGCTTCCTCGAGCGCGGCCGCATCGCCCTGTTCGCCATCGACGAGGCCCACTGCGTCTCGCAGTGGGGGCACGACTTCCGGCCCGACTACCTCGCCCTGTCCGAGCTCGCCGAGCGTTGGCCGGACGTGCCGCGCATCGCGCTCACCGCCACCGCGACCGAGGCGACGCACAAGGAGCTGACCGAGCGCCTGAGGCTGGAGCAGGCGGAGCACTTCGTCTCCGACTTCGACCGGCCGAACATCCAGTACCGCATCGTGCCGAAGGCGGAGGTGCGCAAGCAACTGCTGGACTTCATCACGGTCGAGCATCCCGGTGAGGCGGGCATCGTCTACGCGCTCTCCCGCAACTCCGTCGAGCGGACGGCGGAGTTCCTGTCCTCCCGCGGCCTGACCGCCCTGCCGTACCACGCCGGTCTCGACGCGCGGCTGCGCGCGCAGACCCAGTCCCGGTTCCTGCGCGAGGACGGCGTGATCGTGGTGGCGACCATCGCGTTCGGCATGGGGATCGACAAGCCGGATGTGCGGTTCGTCGCGCACGTCGACCTGCCCAAGTCGGTCGAGGGCTACTACCAGGAGACCGGTCGCGCCGGACGCGACGGCCTGCCGTCCACCGCCTGGCTCGCCTACGGCCTGCAGGACGTCGTGCAGCAGCGCAGGATGATCGACGACTCCCCGGGCGACCTGGCGCACCGGCGGCGGATGACGCAGCACCTGGATGCGATGCTCGCGCTCTGCGAGACGGTGCAGTGCCGCCGCGTCAACCTGCTGAACTACTTCGGCCAGCGCGCGGAGCCGTGCGGCAACTGCGACACCTGCCTCACCCCGCCGGAGAGCTGGGACGGCACGGTCCCCGCGCAGAAGCTGCTCTCCACCGTGGTGCGGCTGAAGCGCGAGCGGAACCAGCGTTTCGGTGCCGGCCACCTCGTCGACATCCTGCGCGGCAAGCGCACCGCTCGCGTCGAGCAGTACGGTCACGACGCCCTCGCGACGTGGGGCATCGGCGAGGACCTGAACGAGAGCCAGTGGCGCGGCGTGGTCCGCCAGCTGATCGCGCAGGAGCTGCTGAAGCCGGAGGGGGAGTACGGCGTGCTGACGCTGACCCCCGCGAGCGCCGCCGTGCTCTCCGGGGAGCGTCAGGTGGTGCTCCGCCGCGAGCCCGACCGGCCGGAACGCGCGTCGCGGTCCTCGCGCAGCACCGTCGCGGCCGATCTCGCGCCCGGCGACCAGCCGCTCTTCGAGGCGCTGCGCTCGTGGCGGGCCGGGCAGGCGCGCGAGCAGGGCGTTCCCGCCTACATCGTCTTCGGCGACGCGACCCTGCGTGCCGTGGCGTCCGCGCGCCCGGCGAGCATGGCCGACCTCGACGGCATCAGCGGCATCGGTGCGAAGAAGCGCGAGGCCTACGGCGAGGCGTTGCTGGAGGTCGTCGCCGCGAACGCGTAA